GTCTCTTTTCAGGGGCTGACCGTGAAGGCCTGCCCCTGTGAAGAGAGAAATCAGCGCGGATTACTTCTTGCTGACTTCCCATTTACCATCAACATAGAAGGCGGACCAGCCGGTGGCTTTCCCGTCTTTCTCGGTGCTGACGTACTGCTGTTTCGTCTTACGGCTGAAGCGAACGACCGCTTTGTTACCGTCTTCATCCGTCGCAGGCGCATCGGCAAGATAGCGCAGCTTCTCAGGCAGACGGTCACGGAATCGCTGCAGCTCTTCAACCTGAGGCGCGCGGGTTTCACGTGATTTAGGGAAGGTGTTGGCCGCCAGGAACACGCCGGCAGCGCCGTCACGCAGCACGAAGTAAGCGTCAGACTTCTCACACGGCAGCTCGGGCAGCGGAACCGGATCTTCCTTAGGCGGAGCGACTTCACCGTTGCGCAGAATTTTACGCGTATTCTTACAGTCTTCACCGGTACAGGCCATGTACTTGCCGAAGCGCCCCATTTTCAGGTGCATTTCAGAACCACATTTTTCGCATTCCACAATCGGGCCATCATAGCCTTTGATGCGGAATTCACCCTGTTCAATTTCGTAACCGTCGCACTCCGGGTTGCTACCGCAGACGTGCAGCTTGCGCTGATTATCAATCAGGTAGCTGTCCATCGCCGTGCCGCATTTCTGGCAGCGGCGGCGCGCGAGCAGTGCGTTGGTTTCCGCGTCGTCTCCCTCAAGAATATTCAGCACTTCATTCTCAGGGATCAGGTTGATGGTCTGCTTGCAGCGCTCTTTTGGCGGCAGGGCATAGCCGGAACAGCCAAGGAACACGCCGGTGCTGGCGGTACGGATACCCATCTGGCGCGAACAGGTCGGGCACTCGATAGAGGTCAGTACCATCTGGTTAGGCTGCATGCCGCCCTCTTCCGGATCCTTCTCGGCCTGCTCAAGCTGCTGGCTGAACTCACCGAAGAATTTATCCAGAACGGCCTTCCACTGCGCTTCGTTATTGGCAACCTTGTCGAGGTTATCTTCCATGTTCGCGGTGAAATCGTAGTTCATCAGATCGCGGAAGTTTTCCTCCAGACGATCGGTGACGATTTCCCCCATCTTCTCGGCATAGAAACGACGGCTTTCCACTTTGACGTAGCCGCGGTCCTGTATGGTCGAGATGATTGACGCATAGGTAGAAGGACGACCGATGCCGCGCTTTTCCAGCTCACGCACCAGCGACGCTTCACTGAAGCGTGCCGGCGGCTTGGTAAAGTGCTGGCTCGGGTTCAGCTGCTGCAGACTCAGCTCGCTGCCCACGTCAACCGGCGGCAGCGTGCGATCTTCATCGCCTTTACGCAGCGCAGGCATCACGCGGGTCCAGCCGTCAAAGCGCAGCGTACGGCCCTTCGCTTTCAGTTTGAAATCACCGGCCGTGACGGTCAGCGTGGTGGAGTCGTACTGCGCCGGCATCATCTGGCAGGCAACGAACTGACGCCAGATCAGCTGGTACAGCTTCTGCGCGTCCGCTTCCATATCCTTCAGCTGCTCGGACTGAATGTTCACGTCGGAAGGACGAATCGCTTCGTGCGCCTCCTGCGAATTGTCCTTGCTGGTATAAACGACAGGTGCCTTCGGCAGGTACTTCGCGCCGAATTCCTTCTCGATATAGCCGCACACCATGCTCACCGCGTCCTGGCTCAGGTTAGTCGAGTCGGTACGCATATAGGTGATATGGCCCGCTTCATACAGTCGCTGTGCCATCATCATGGTTTTTTTCACGCCAAAACCAAGACGGGTACTTGCCGCCTGCTGCAGCGTGGAGGTAATAAACGGTGCGCCGGGCTTGCTGCTGGTCGGTTTGTCTTCACGATCGGCAACAACATAGCGCGACTTTTCCAGCAGGCTGACCGCAGCGTGGGTTTGCTCACCGTTGACCGGCCGGAACGGCTTATCGCCCTGATGGGTGACCTGCATCGGCAGGTCCGTTCCCTTCGGCGTGGTCAGACTGGCATTCAGCTCCCAGTACTCTTCCGGCACGAACGCTTTAATTTCACGCTCACGCTCCACCACCAGACGAACGGCAACGGACTGCACGCGCCCGGCGGACAGGCCACGAGCGACCTTTTTCCACAGCAGCGGCGACACCATATAGCCGACCACGCGGTCCATAAAGCGCCGCGCCTGTTGGGCATTCACCCGGTCGATATTCAGTTCGCCAGGCTTTTCAAACGCCTGACGAATCGCATTCTTGGTGATTTCGTTAAACACCACGCGGCTGTAGCGTGATTCATCGCCACCGATCACTTCCCGCAGGTGCCAGGCAATGGCTTCCCCTTCGCGGTCAAGGTCCGTTGCGAGATAGATATGGTCAGCGTTTTGCGCCAGTGATTTCAGTTCAGCAACCACCTTTTCCTTGCCCGGCAGGATTTGATAATTCGCATCCCAGCCGTGGTAAGGGTCGACGCCCATACGGTTAACCAACGCCGCCTTTTCGTCTTTTTTGACCTTCTTCGTTGTTTTACTGGTTGTAGAGTCAGCGCTCTTTTTAACCGTTGAACCACTCGTCGGCAAATCACGGATATGACCCACGCTGGATTTCACCACGTAGTCATTACCGAGATATTTATTGATAGTTTTGGCTTTTGCCGGGGACTCAACTATTACGAGAGCTTTTCCCATAGTTACCTTTACCTGATTAAAACATCCGAGAGTAAGTAGTGCCGTCCTGGGCTGCGCTATGCCGATTGAACCATCGGGTGCATGAAGCCTGGCCCGGATAGTTTTTTATCAAATTTCACGCTATTGCAACCCTTTTAACATATTGATAAACGGGACTATTTACTACCTGTTAAGCGAATCTCTAACAAAGCGTAAACTCACTTTTACGCCCGGAACCCGAAACGCCCACACTCTACCTGATAAAATCTGTTACGCAACTTAATTAGCATCAAGCACGGGTTTCCGCCAGAAAAGGCTGAAAAAAGAGGCATTTTTCTAAACCGGCACCAGGATTGCGGTTTTATCAGCCAGGCGTACAATACTCCGCAGCGTAATCACTATAAAGGAGGGAATGTGACCATGATGCAGGAAACCATCGATCGCAGCAGCCTGCTGGCGCTTGCCGGACAGTTGCTTGCCGACCATGACGATTACTTCGTCGGGATGGCCGCTACGGGCGTGGAGCAAAAAGGCGATCTGCTGATTTTTAGCGGTGACTACTTTCTGGATGAGCAGGGATTACCGGGGCCGCGCAGCACCGCCGTGTTTAACGTCTTCAAATTTCTGACGGTCGAGCTTTCGCCAAAATACCGGCTGGCGGCGTAGCGCCCGCCTGAACGGGCGCTATTATCGCCATTAAAGCAGCGGTTTTTCACCCCGCTGCCAGATACGCAGCAGCAGGCTTTCGGTACTGGCCGCCGCGCTCTGGGTGAAACGATCCATCATGCGTTTGCGCTGGGCAAAGCGCACGCCGATCACCTGACGCTGCTCGATGTGTTCGAGTAGCAGATCGTCGCTGGTACCAATCGCATCGACCAGCCCTTTTTCCAGCGCCTGGCTACCGTACCAGTGCTCGCCGGTGGCCACGCTGTCAATGTCCAGCGACGGGCGCATCTGATGAACAAAGTCTTTGAACAGCTGGTGAGTTTCGTTGAGATCCTGGCGGAATTTTTCGCGACCGGCTTCCGTATTTTCCCCCAGCATAGTCAGCGTGCGTTTATATTCCCCGGCGGTATGCAGTTCCAGGTCAATATCATTACGCTTCAGCAGCCGGTTGAAGTTGGGGATCTGCGCCACGACGCCAATCGAGCCAATAATGGAAAACGGCGCGGCAACAATACGCTCTGCCACACAGGCCATCATGTACCCGCCGCTGGCCGCCACTTTATCGACGGCCACGGTCAGCGGAATGCCTTTCTCACGCAGGCGCTGCAGCTGTGAAGCCGCCAGGCCATAGCCGTGCACCACGCCGCCCGGGCTTTCCAGGCGCAGCAGAACTTCATCCCCGCTGCGGGCAACGGCAACCACTGCAGAAATCTCTTCGCGCAGCGACGTCACCTCACCGGCATCCATACTGCCTTTGAAATCCAGCACAAACAGCGTCGGCTTACCTTCCGGCTGCCGTCCACCCGTTTTCATCTGCTGTTTAGCCAGCTTGTGCTTCTGCTTTTCCGCCTTCTTACGCTCTTTAAGCCAGTGTTTCTGCTGCTCGGGTTCGATCTTTGCCAGCTGCATATCGTCACGCATTTCACGGTAGCGTTCGCTCAGATGCGTCAGCCTGAGCTGACCGCCCTGGCCCCGTTTGCGGGCGGCAAGGTTAGCAATCACCAATGCAATGGCGGCAATAGCCACCACCACGGTGACCGTTTTCGCTAAAAAGAGTCCATAATATGAGAGTAATTCCACTCAATCCGCCTTAATTAACATTGTATTAGAGATGAAGCAGTGTAACCGACTCCGGGCATTCAGTCGCCTGTCAGCCGGTAACAGGGCATTTACTGGCAGGTCCGATGATTGCACTTGCCTCATTTTTCAGGCATAAAGCACTTAATTCTATGTCCTGCAAGAACTTACGCCAGCCTCCAATGCCAGCAAAAATGCAGAGACTTCATCGCCAGAGGATTTTACCGTGCATTATCAACCGAAAAGCGATCTGCTCAACAACCGAATTATTCTGGTTACCGGTGCCAATACCGGCATCGGTCGCGAAGCGGCCCTCACCTATGCCCGCTATGGCGCGCAGGTTCTTCTGCTGGGGCGCAATACGGAACAGCTGCAGCAGGTATGCGATGAGATAAACCTGCACGCGCGGCAGCCCGCCCGCTGGTTCCGGCTGGATCTGGAAGCGGCCACGCCGGAAAGCTGTCAGCAGCTGGCTGAAGATATCGCGCAGGTGGTTCCCCGGCTGGACGGCGTGCTGCACAACGCCGGGTTACTCGGCGAAGTGGTACCGATGACGGAGCAAACTCCGGCCGTCTGGCAGCAGGTCATGCGGGTGAATATCGATGGCACCTTCTTCCTGACTCAGGCGCTGATCCCGCTGCTGCTGAAATCGTCCTCCGCGTCACTGGTCTTCACCTCTTCCAGCGTCGGTCGCCAGGGGCGCGCCGGATGGGGTGCCTATTCCGTATCCAAATTCGCGACCGAAGGGATGATGCAGGTTCTGGCCGAGGAGTACGACAGCCGACAGCTGCGGGTTAACTGCATTAATCCGGGCGGAACCCGCACGCGCATGCGCGCCAGCGCCTTCCCACAGGAAGATGCGATGAAGCTGAAAACCCCCGCCGACATTATGCCGCTCTATCTCTGGCTGATGGGCGACGACAGCAAACGCAAAACCGGCATCAGCTTTGACGCCCAGCCGGGTCGTAAACCGGGGGCCGCAGAATAATGTCAGAAGATCGCCATCAGCAGCGCCAGCAGCGGCTGAAAGACCAGGTGGATGCGCGTATTGCCGCCGCCACGGAAACCCGCGGCATCCTGATGGTCTTCACCGGCAACGGTAAGGGTAAAACGACCGCCGCCTTTGGGACCGCCACCCGCGCAATCGGCCATCAGAAGCGCGTCGGCGTGATCCAGTTTATTAAAGGCGAATGGCCTAACGGTGAACGCAACCTGCTTGAGCCGCACGGCGTGGAGTTTCAGGTGATGGCGACCGGATTCACCTGGGATACGCAGAATCGCGCCACCGATACCGAAGCCTGCCTGAAGGTGTGGCAGCATGGAAAGCGAATGTTGCAGGATCCCTCGCTGGATCTGGTCATCCTTGATGAACTCACCTACATGGTCAGCTTTGATTATCTGCCGCTGCAGGAGGTCATCGATGCGTTACGACAGCGCCCTGTGCACCAGAGCGTGATCGTCACAGGGCGAGGCTGCCACCGGGATCTGCTGGATCTGGCGGATACGGTCAGTGAAATGCGCCCGGTGAAGCACGCTTTTGACGCCGGGATTCAGGCCCAGCAGGGGATTGACTGGTAGAAACGTGACGGATAAAAAAAGGGGCCATCTGGCCCCTTTTTTACCGGCATGGCAACTTACGGCTTGCCCTGCTGGCGCTTTGAACCCGGACGGCGGCTGCCGCCTGGCTTCGCGGCTTTGGTGGTGGTCG
The sequence above is a segment of the Erwinia sp. SLM-02 genome. Coding sequences within it:
- the topA gene encoding type I DNA topoisomerase, translated to MGKALVIVESPAKAKTINKYLGNDYVVKSSVGHIRDLPTSGSTVKKSADSTTSKTTKKVKKDEKAALVNRMGVDPYHGWDANYQILPGKEKVVAELKSLAQNADHIYLATDLDREGEAIAWHLREVIGGDESRYSRVVFNEITKNAIRQAFEKPGELNIDRVNAQQARRFMDRVVGYMVSPLLWKKVARGLSAGRVQSVAVRLVVEREREIKAFVPEEYWELNASLTTPKGTDLPMQVTHQGDKPFRPVNGEQTHAAVSLLEKSRYVVADREDKPTSSKPGAPFITSTLQQAASTRLGFGVKKTMMMAQRLYEAGHITYMRTDSTNLSQDAVSMVCGYIEKEFGAKYLPKAPVVYTSKDNSQEAHEAIRPSDVNIQSEQLKDMEADAQKLYQLIWRQFVACQMMPAQYDSTTLTVTAGDFKLKAKGRTLRFDGWTRVMPALRKGDEDRTLPPVDVGSELSLQQLNPSQHFTKPPARFSEASLVRELEKRGIGRPSTYASIISTIQDRGYVKVESRRFYAEKMGEIVTDRLEENFRDLMNYDFTANMEDNLDKVANNEAQWKAVLDKFFGEFSQQLEQAEKDPEEGGMQPNQMVLTSIECPTCSRQMGIRTASTGVFLGCSGYALPPKERCKQTINLIPENEVLNILEGDDAETNALLARRRCQKCGTAMDSYLIDNQRKLHVCGSNPECDGYEIEQGEFRIKGYDGPIVECEKCGSEMHLKMGRFGKYMACTGEDCKNTRKILRNGEVAPPKEDPVPLPELPCEKSDAYFVLRDGAAGVFLAANTFPKSRETRAPQVEELQRFRDRLPEKLRYLADAPATDEDGNKAVVRFSRKTKQQYVSTEKDGKATGWSAFYVDGKWEVSKK
- a CDS encoding DUF2498 family protein, whose translation is MQETIDRSSLLALAGQLLADHDDYFVGMAATGVEQKGDLLIFSGDYFLDEQGLPGPRSTAVFNVFKFLTVELSPKYRLAA
- the sohB gene encoding protease SohB translates to MELLSYYGLFLAKTVTVVVAIAAIALVIANLAARKRGQGGQLRLTHLSERYREMRDDMQLAKIEPEQQKHWLKERKKAEKQKHKLAKQQMKTGGRQPEGKPTLFVLDFKGSMDAGEVTSLREEISAVVAVARSGDEVLLRLESPGGVVHGYGLAASQLQRLREKGIPLTVAVDKVAASGGYMMACVAERIVAAPFSIIGSIGVVAQIPNFNRLLKRNDIDLELHTAGEYKRTLTMLGENTEAGREKFRQDLNETHQLFKDFVHQMRPSLDIDSVATGEHWYGSQALEKGLVDAIGTSDDLLLEHIEQRQVIGVRFAQRKRMMDRFTQSAAASTESLLLRIWQRGEKPLL
- a CDS encoding YciK family oxidoreductase, with translation MHYQPKSDLLNNRIILVTGANTGIGREAALTYARYGAQVLLLGRNTEQLQQVCDEINLHARQPARWFRLDLEAATPESCQQLAEDIAQVVPRLDGVLHNAGLLGEVVPMTEQTPAVWQQVMRVNIDGTFFLTQALIPLLLKSSSASLVFTSSSVGRQGRAGWGAYSVSKFATEGMMQVLAEEYDSRQLRVNCINPGGTRTRMRASAFPQEDAMKLKTPADIMPLYLWLMGDDSKRKTGISFDAQPGRKPGAAE
- the cobO gene encoding cob(I)yrinic acid a,c-diamide adenosyltransferase, with translation MSEDRHQQRQQRLKDQVDARIAAATETRGILMVFTGNGKGKTTAAFGTATRAIGHQKRVGVIQFIKGEWPNGERNLLEPHGVEFQVMATGFTWDTQNRATDTEACLKVWQHGKRMLQDPSLDLVILDELTYMVSFDYLPLQEVIDALRQRPVHQSVIVTGRGCHRDLLDLADTVSEMRPVKHAFDAGIQAQQGIDW